In Tachysurus vachellii isolate PV-2020 chromosome 1, HZAU_Pvac_v1, whole genome shotgun sequence, a genomic segment contains:
- the mcf2l2 gene encoding guanine nucleotide exchange factor DBS isoform X5 gives MLCWLEEEEMSVQEFLERVGCVITHVDEIMQQEIRPLLAMDIIEQLHRQFAMLSGGRGKDGAPIITFPEFSGFNDLSDEDFINVVTYLTSIPSLDAASIGFIIIIDRRRDKWASVKASLARIAGAFPGNLQLVLVLRPSRLFHRTIADIGIRLHRDDFKMKVPIVMLNSLSDLHGYVDKGQLTCELGGNLQYCHSQWIHHRTAIENFAVTVKTTAQMLQRFGTDLAETELPNDVQCTKDLLTAHTDRHDKLEDELKLAMNQGTTLLSCIRDKASKSENHKLNPDEVENQTTVERLLAQLDETENAFEQFWSKHHLKLEQCLQLRHFEQDFREVKMSLDSLMETLLALSDTGDGPGRIEQLLTELKSLQDIAQESLEKAQLHALHGDQLIQSNHYAVDSIRPKCVELRRICDDFSNEAKKKNDVLSKSLEIHTWIEKVRNWCENGVYLLASQAVDKCQSQEGAEAALQDIERYMETAKEQQLSQLKDLYNQHEMSLSELMKISVQNAQKRLEEVHEMFEKRHISLKRLSAKQTRPVQHVAPRPESSPKRPSPKSVRPPGSAPNRRGPENSSTKQNTDTELARRKNIRKTKGGIKIEVMHEESQGGSSHVLVSSETEESLSSRRRHIMNELIETERLYVEELQSIIEGYAAALENSEMMHLIPPALENKKDVLFGNLADIYDFHNRTFLKELENCVEKPELVGTCFLKRKEELQIYEKYCQNKPRSEALWRQCGDSLFFQECQKRLDHKLSLDAYLLKPVQRITKYQLMLKEMLKCSKNSEGTAELEEALATMLDIIKSVNDSMHQIAITGFEGNLNDLGKLLMQGSFNVWTDHKKGHNKVKDLARFKPMQRHLFLYNKMILFCKKREENSDGHEKSPSYSFKHSLKMSAVGITENVKGDAKKFEIWYNGREEVYIIQASSMDVKNTWVSEIRKVLTGQLEACKEASQLHQRITENIYHAPMRNVRKMALRQSDSSSPETGYKRSDSGPNMRQKRGWTQRRLPSMDTEDFETIPSSAEELSNSSDGEDDNSNKNGERNRFQVQLTYESRAPQEMSLEPGDLVQFIEEVENGHWLVKNLITLKTGLVPPSILQSTAGRVDIYNTTDIFSDLCTAALTDTEETEESAGLLLV, from the exons AATGGGCTTCGGTGAAGGCCTCATTGGCTCGAATAGCG GGGGCATTTCCAGGCAACCTACAGCTAGTCCTAGTCTTAAGACCCTCACGATTGTTCCACAGGACCATCGCTGACATTGGTATCCGGTTACACCGTGATGACTTTAAAATGAAGGTACCG ataGTCATGTTAAATTCCCTATCAGATCTGCACGGATATGTGGATAAAGGCCAGCTTACATGTGAATTAGGTGGAAACCTGCAGTATTGTCACAGTCAGTGGATCCACCATCGCACA GCCATTGAAAACTTTGCTGTGACAGTGAAAACCACAGCCCAAATGCTTCAGAGATTTGGAACGGACTTGGCAGAAACTGAACTTCCCAATGACGTTCAATGCACCAAAGATCTCCTGACagcgcacacagacaggcatGACAAGCTTGAG GATGAACTGAAGTTGGCTATGAACCAAGGGACCACACTGCTTTCATGTATCAGAGATAAGGCCAGTAAAAGCGAGAACCACAAGTTAAACCCAGACGAAGTGGAAAATCAAACTACCGTTGAAAG GTTGTTAGCTCAGCTTGATGAGACTGAAAATGCATTTGAACAGTTCTGGTCCAAACATCACTTAAAGTTAGAGCAGTGTTTGCAGTTACGACATTTTGAGCAAGACTTTAGAGAG gTGAAAATGTCTCTGGACAGCTTGATGGAGACTTTGCTGGCACTTTCAGACACCGGAGACGGGCCTGGTCGCATTGAGCAGCTGCTAACTGAACTGAAGAGCCTGCAGGACATAGCTCAG GAATCTCTGGAGAAGGCACAGCTGCATGCTCTGCATGGTGACCAGTTAATCCAGAGCAACCACTATGCGGTGGATTCCATCCGGCCCAAGTGTGTGGAGCTGCGGCGCATCTGTGATGACTTCAGCAacgaagccaaaaaaaaaaatgacgtcCTGTCCAAATCGCTTGAGATCCATACGTGGATAGAGAAG GTGAGAAACTGGTGCGAGAATGGTGTGTACCTGCTGGCCTCTCAGGCTGTAGATAAGTGCCAGTCTCAGGAAGGGGCAGAAGCGGCCCTGCAGGACATTGAGAGGTATATGGAGACGGCTAAGGAGCAGCAGCTCAGTCAGCTCAAAGACCTCTACAACCAACATGAGATGTCTCTCTCTGAGCTCATGAAG ATTAGCGTGCAGAATGCACAGAAGAGGTTAGAGGAAGTGCACGAGATGTTCGAGAAGAGACACATCAGTCTAAAGAGGCTGTCTGCCAAGCAAACCAGACCTGTGCAGCATGTAGCACCACGACCTGAATCATCTCCTAAACGCCCTTCCCCCAAAAGTGTGCGGCCACCAGGCTCTG CACCGAACCGTAGAGGTCCAGAGAATAGTTCCACCAAGCAGAACACTGATACTGAGCTAGCAAGGAGGAAAAACATTCGCAAGACTAAAGGAGGCATCAAG ATTGAAGTTATGCATGAGGAGAGTCAAGGAGGTTCGAGCCACGTTCTCGTGAGCAGCGAGACAGAGGAGAGCCTGTCCAGCAGGCGACG ACACATTATGAATGAGCTGATTGAGACGGAGAGACTCTATGTAGAGGAGCTCCAAAGTATAATTGAG GGCTATGCTGCCGCACTGGAGAATTCAGAAATGATGCATCTAATACCACCTGCTTTGGAAAACAAGAAGGACGTGCTCTTTGGCAATCTTGCTGACATCTATGACTTTCATAATAG GACTTTTCTCAAAGAGCTGGAAAATTGTGTGGAGAAGCCTGAGTTAGTGGGAACATGCTTCCTGAAAAGG AAAGAAGAGTTGCAGATCTATGAGAAATACTGCCAAAATAAACCTCGGTCTGAGGCTCTCTGGAGGCAGTGTGGGGACAGCCTGTTCTTTCAG GAATGTCAAAAACGGTTGGACCACAAACTCTCATTAGATGCCTACCTGCTAAAACCTGTTCAGAGAATCACCAAGTACCAGTTAATGCTGAAG GAGATGCTGAAATGCAGCAAGAATTCAGAGGGCACAGCGGAACTAGAGGAAGCTCTGGCTACTATGTTGGATATCATAAAATCTGTCAATGATTCAATGCATCAGATTGCCATCACTGGATTTGAG GGTAATTTGAATGACCTGGGTAAACTGCTCATGCAAGGCTCTTTCAACGTGTGGACAGACCATAAAAAAGGTCACAATAAAGTGAAGGACTTGGCCCGCTTTAAGCCCATGCAGCGACATCTCTTCTTGTACAATAAGATGATTCTATTCTGCAAGAAGCGTGAGGAGAACTCGGATGGCCATGAGAAATCCCCATCCTACAGTTTCAAACATTCTCTGAAG ATGAGTGCCGTAGGAATCACAGAGAATGTGAAAGGAGACGCAAAGAAATTTGAAATCTGGTACAATGGAAGAGAGGAAGTCTACATTATTCAG GCCTCCTCCATGGACGTGAAGAACACGTGGGTGTCCGAGATCAGGAAAGTACTGACGGGCCAACTGGAGGCGTGCAAAG AAGCAAGTCAGCTACATCAAAGAATCACTGAAAACATTTACCATGCTCCCATGAg GAACGTCCGAAAAATGGCCCTGAGGCAGTCAGACTCCTCCAGCCCAGAGACAGGCTACAAGCGCAGTGACAGTGGTCCCAACATGAGGCAGAAACGAG GTTGGACCCAGCGCCGTTTACCCTCAATGGACACCGAAGACTTTGAGACAATTCCATCCAGTGCTGAAGAGCTCTCCAATTCTTCAGATGGAGAGGATGACAACAGTAACAAAAAC GGGGAGCGTAATCGCTTTCAGGTGCAGCTGACGTACGAGTCACGTGCACCGCAGGAGATGTCGCTGGAGCCTGGAGATTTAGTACAGTTCATAGAAGAGGTTGAGAATGGCCACTG GCTAGTCAAGAACCTAATTACTCTGAAGACAGGGCTGGTTCCACCCAGTATCCTGCAGTCTACAGCAGGAAGAGTGGACATTTACAATACCACCG ACATCTTCAGCGACTTGTGTACAGCGgccctcacagacacagaggaaacAGAGGAGAGTGCTGGGCTGTTACTGGTCTAG
- the mcf2l2 gene encoding guanine nucleotide exchange factor DBS isoform X4, with protein sequence MLCWLEEEEMSVQEFLERVGCVITHVDEIMQQEIRPLLAMDIIEQLHRQFAMLSGGRGKDGAPIITFPEFSGFNDLSDEDFINVVTYLTSIPSLDAASIGFIIIIDRRRDKWASVKASLARIAGAFPGNLQLVLVLRPSRLFHRTIADIGIRLHRDDFKMKVPIVMLNSLSDLHGYVDKGQLTCELGGNLQYCHSQWIHHRTAIENFAVTVKTTAQMLQRFGTDLAETELPNDVQCTKDLLTAHTDRHDKLEDELKLAMNQGTTLLSCIRDKASKSENHKLNPDEVENQTTVERLLAQLDETENAFEQFWSKHHLKLEQCLQLRHFEQDFREVKMSLDSLMETLLALSDTGDGPGRIEQLLTELKSLQDIAQESLEKAQLHALHGDQLIQSNHYAVDSIRPKCVELRRICDDFSNEAKKKNDVLSKSLEIHTWIEKVRNWCENGVYLLASQAVDKCQSQEGAEAALQDIERYMETAKEQQLSQLKDLYNQHEMSLSELMKISVQNAQKRLEEVHEMFEKRHISLKRLSAKQTRPVQHVAPRPESSPKRPSPKSVRPPGSAPNRRGPENSSTKQNTDTELARRKNIRKTKGGIKIEVMHEESQGGSSHVLVSSETEESLSSRRRHIMNELIETERLYVEELQSIIEGYAAALENSEMMHLIPPALENKKDVLFGNLADIYDFHNRTFLKELENCVEKPELVGTCFLKRKEELQIYEKYCQNKPRSEALWRQCGDSLFFQECQKRLDHKLSLDAYLLKPVQRITKYQLMLKEMLKCSKNSEGTAELEEALATMLDIIKSVNDSMHQIAITGFEGNLNDLGKLLMQGSFNVWTDHKKGHNKVKDLARFKPMQRHLFLYNKMILFCKKREENSDGHEKSPSYSFKHSLKMSAVGITENVKGDAKKFEIWYNGREEVYIIQASSMDVKNTWVSEIRKVLTGQLEACKEASQLHQRITENIYHAPMRNVRKMALRQSDSSSPETGYKRSDSGPNMRQKRAGAMSNLSSDPSSALARKRFTLHGLSNRRSLPAEPTPKEAEVPRRFSLASSLSASSTTRTKGPLSATVKSKRHQIKSDPTPFGYEDTLRETLPAGSKNKGTRSTKPTVPRSTSQPGWTQRRLPSMDTEDFETIPSSAEELSNSSDGEDDNSNKNGERNRFQVQLTYESRAPQEMSLEPGDLVQFIEEVENGH encoded by the exons AATGGGCTTCGGTGAAGGCCTCATTGGCTCGAATAGCG GGGGCATTTCCAGGCAACCTACAGCTAGTCCTAGTCTTAAGACCCTCACGATTGTTCCACAGGACCATCGCTGACATTGGTATCCGGTTACACCGTGATGACTTTAAAATGAAGGTACCG ataGTCATGTTAAATTCCCTATCAGATCTGCACGGATATGTGGATAAAGGCCAGCTTACATGTGAATTAGGTGGAAACCTGCAGTATTGTCACAGTCAGTGGATCCACCATCGCACA GCCATTGAAAACTTTGCTGTGACAGTGAAAACCACAGCCCAAATGCTTCAGAGATTTGGAACGGACTTGGCAGAAACTGAACTTCCCAATGACGTTCAATGCACCAAAGATCTCCTGACagcgcacacagacaggcatGACAAGCTTGAG GATGAACTGAAGTTGGCTATGAACCAAGGGACCACACTGCTTTCATGTATCAGAGATAAGGCCAGTAAAAGCGAGAACCACAAGTTAAACCCAGACGAAGTGGAAAATCAAACTACCGTTGAAAG GTTGTTAGCTCAGCTTGATGAGACTGAAAATGCATTTGAACAGTTCTGGTCCAAACATCACTTAAAGTTAGAGCAGTGTTTGCAGTTACGACATTTTGAGCAAGACTTTAGAGAG gTGAAAATGTCTCTGGACAGCTTGATGGAGACTTTGCTGGCACTTTCAGACACCGGAGACGGGCCTGGTCGCATTGAGCAGCTGCTAACTGAACTGAAGAGCCTGCAGGACATAGCTCAG GAATCTCTGGAGAAGGCACAGCTGCATGCTCTGCATGGTGACCAGTTAATCCAGAGCAACCACTATGCGGTGGATTCCATCCGGCCCAAGTGTGTGGAGCTGCGGCGCATCTGTGATGACTTCAGCAacgaagccaaaaaaaaaaatgacgtcCTGTCCAAATCGCTTGAGATCCATACGTGGATAGAGAAG GTGAGAAACTGGTGCGAGAATGGTGTGTACCTGCTGGCCTCTCAGGCTGTAGATAAGTGCCAGTCTCAGGAAGGGGCAGAAGCGGCCCTGCAGGACATTGAGAGGTATATGGAGACGGCTAAGGAGCAGCAGCTCAGTCAGCTCAAAGACCTCTACAACCAACATGAGATGTCTCTCTCTGAGCTCATGAAG ATTAGCGTGCAGAATGCACAGAAGAGGTTAGAGGAAGTGCACGAGATGTTCGAGAAGAGACACATCAGTCTAAAGAGGCTGTCTGCCAAGCAAACCAGACCTGTGCAGCATGTAGCACCACGACCTGAATCATCTCCTAAACGCCCTTCCCCCAAAAGTGTGCGGCCACCAGGCTCTG CACCGAACCGTAGAGGTCCAGAGAATAGTTCCACCAAGCAGAACACTGATACTGAGCTAGCAAGGAGGAAAAACATTCGCAAGACTAAAGGAGGCATCAAG ATTGAAGTTATGCATGAGGAGAGTCAAGGAGGTTCGAGCCACGTTCTCGTGAGCAGCGAGACAGAGGAGAGCCTGTCCAGCAGGCGACG ACACATTATGAATGAGCTGATTGAGACGGAGAGACTCTATGTAGAGGAGCTCCAAAGTATAATTGAG GGCTATGCTGCCGCACTGGAGAATTCAGAAATGATGCATCTAATACCACCTGCTTTGGAAAACAAGAAGGACGTGCTCTTTGGCAATCTTGCTGACATCTATGACTTTCATAATAG GACTTTTCTCAAAGAGCTGGAAAATTGTGTGGAGAAGCCTGAGTTAGTGGGAACATGCTTCCTGAAAAGG AAAGAAGAGTTGCAGATCTATGAGAAATACTGCCAAAATAAACCTCGGTCTGAGGCTCTCTGGAGGCAGTGTGGGGACAGCCTGTTCTTTCAG GAATGTCAAAAACGGTTGGACCACAAACTCTCATTAGATGCCTACCTGCTAAAACCTGTTCAGAGAATCACCAAGTACCAGTTAATGCTGAAG GAGATGCTGAAATGCAGCAAGAATTCAGAGGGCACAGCGGAACTAGAGGAAGCTCTGGCTACTATGTTGGATATCATAAAATCTGTCAATGATTCAATGCATCAGATTGCCATCACTGGATTTGAG GGTAATTTGAATGACCTGGGTAAACTGCTCATGCAAGGCTCTTTCAACGTGTGGACAGACCATAAAAAAGGTCACAATAAAGTGAAGGACTTGGCCCGCTTTAAGCCCATGCAGCGACATCTCTTCTTGTACAATAAGATGATTCTATTCTGCAAGAAGCGTGAGGAGAACTCGGATGGCCATGAGAAATCCCCATCCTACAGTTTCAAACATTCTCTGAAG ATGAGTGCCGTAGGAATCACAGAGAATGTGAAAGGAGACGCAAAGAAATTTGAAATCTGGTACAATGGAAGAGAGGAAGTCTACATTATTCAG GCCTCCTCCATGGACGTGAAGAACACGTGGGTGTCCGAGATCAGGAAAGTACTGACGGGCCAACTGGAGGCGTGCAAAG AAGCAAGTCAGCTACATCAAAGAATCACTGAAAACATTTACCATGCTCCCATGAg GAACGTCCGAAAAATGGCCCTGAGGCAGTCAGACTCCTCCAGCCCAGAGACAGGCTACAAGCGCAGTGACAGTGGTCCCAACATGAGGCAGAAACGAG CTGGTGCTATGTCCAACCTTAGCTCAGACCCATCCTCAGCTCTGGCTAGAAAGCGCTTCACCTTACATGGCCTCTCCAATCGCAGGTCCCTTCCAGCAG AGCCGACGCCTAAGGAGGCCGAAGTCCCTCGCCGCTTCTCTTTAGCTTCCTCCCTCAGTGCCTCCTCTACCACACGCACAAAAG GTCCTCTTTCTGCGACCGTTAAAAGCAAGCGACACCAAATTAAGAGCGACCCCACACCTTTTGGTTATGAAG ATACTTTGCGAGAAACTCTTCCTGCTggcagcaaaaataaaggtacaAGAAGTACCAAGCCCACTGTGCCTAGGTCCACCTCTCAACCAG GTTGGACCCAGCGCCGTTTACCCTCAATGGACACCGAAGACTTTGAGACAATTCCATCCAGTGCTGAAGAGCTCTCCAATTCTTCAGATGGAGAGGATGACAACAGTAACAAAAAC GGGGAGCGTAATCGCTTTCAGGTGCAGCTGACGTACGAGTCACGTGCACCGCAGGAGATGTCGCTGGAGCCTGGAGATTTAGTACAGTTCATAGAAGAGGTTGAGAATGGCCACTG A